One region of Streptomyces leeuwenhoekii genomic DNA includes:
- a CDS encoding peroxiredoxin, with protein sequence MAIQVGDKAPDFELKDNHGATVKLSDFRGDKNVVLLFYPFAFTGVCTGELCEVRDNLPRFSDRDTQVLAVSNDSIHTLRVFAEQEGLEYPLLSDFWPHGNVSRAYGVFDEDKGCAVRGTFIIDKEGVVRWSVVNALPDARDLDEYVKALDTL encoded by the coding sequence TCGAGCTCAAGGACAACCACGGCGCCACCGTGAAGCTGTCCGACTTCCGCGGCGACAAGAACGTGGTGCTGCTCTTCTACCCCTTCGCGTTCACCGGCGTGTGCACGGGTGAACTGTGCGAGGTGCGGGACAACCTGCCGCGGTTCTCCGACCGCGACACCCAGGTGCTCGCCGTCTCCAACGACTCCATCCACACCCTGCGCGTCTTCGCCGAGCAGGAGGGGCTGGAGTACCCGCTGCTCAGCGACTTCTGGCCGCACGGCAACGTCTCGCGCGCCTACGGCGTCTTCGACGAGGACAAGGGCTGCGCCGTCCGCGGCACCTTCATCATCGACAAGGAGGGCGTCGTCCGCTGGAGCGTCGTCAACGCCCTGCCGGACGCGCGTGACCTGGACGAGTACGTGAAGGCGCTCGACACCC